One region of Cinclus cinclus chromosome 25, bCinCin1.1, whole genome shotgun sequence genomic DNA includes:
- the LOC134053630 gene encoding transmembrane protein 45B-like → MGTLGWPEVQRISPMPTSFLGSALRGTFFLAFGLWWSVRYPLKYLSRKGDAEGQPGRGRTELFEGAVKAFFALIGILVEQFVPTGPHLQLYSPKTHSWTDLTHWQYSTIYLFFLLSGITDMVSHSPLKLPPGLEQLSLSLALLVEGLLFCFRDYSNAVLDQHLHSLLAVAIFAGALCAFLEVFLRDHIILETFRTSSFLLQGSWLWQMGFVLSPPWGRPGWDGSDSSNLLFLTTCFCWHYIGALAIVATNAAASRCCNESCQLKFGDIDVELDCGLCLQRGKKSSSGALLPESSLDDK, encoded by the exons ATGGGGACACTTGGCTGGCCTGAG GTCCAGAGAATAAGCCCGATGCCAACAAGTTTTCTGGGCAGTGCCCTTCGGGGCACTTTTTTCTTGGCCTTTGGCCTGTGGTGGTCGGTGCGGTACCCCCTGAAGTACCTTAGCAGGAAAGGTGATGCCGAGGGCCAGCCGGGCCGTGGGCGCACAGAGCTCTTTGAAGGCGCGGTCAAAGCTTTCTTTGCTCTCATAG GGATACTGGTGGAGCAGTTTGTCCCCACTGGTCCCCACCTGCAGCTGTACAGCCCCAAGACACACAGCTGGACTGACCTCACCCATTGGCAGTACTCCACAATCtacctcttcttcctcctctccgGCATCACCGACATGGTCTCTCACTCCCCGCTCAAGCTGCCCCCTGGTTTGGAGCAGCTCTCGCTGTCCCTGGCTCTGCTTGTGGAAG GTTTGCTCTTCTGTTTCCGTGACTACAGCAATGCTGTGCTGGACCAGCACCTCCActccctgctggctgtggctATCTTTGCCGGAGCCCTCTGTGCCTTCCTAGAGGTGTTCCTCCGAGACCATATCATCCTGGAGACCTTCAGAAccagctccttccttctccagggCTCTTGGCTTTGGCAG ATGGGGTTTGTGCTGTCCCCTCCATGGGGAAGACCAGGCTGGGATGGCAGTGACTCCAGCAACCTCTTGTTTCTCACCACGTGCTTCTGCTGGCACTACATCGGCGCTCTCGCCATTGTGGCAACCAATGCTGCTGCATCCCGCTG ctgcaatGAGTCCTGCCAGCTGAAATTTGGGGACATTGACGTGGAGTTGGACTGTGGCTTGTGCCTCCAGAGAGGGAAGAAGAGCTCCAGTGGCGCCTTGCTGCCAGAGAGCAGCTTGGATGACAAATGA